Proteins found in one Arthrobacter pascens genomic segment:
- a CDS encoding class I SAM-dependent DNA methyltransferase, translating to MDGFDPAKSFGPEVAQRYDSHSLRGDEAETVEFLARHAGDGSALEFAIGTGRIAIPLSERGIRVDGIELSPDMVAQLRKKPGGDNVDVTVGDMARVSAPRGDYGLVYLVFNTIYNILTQDDQVRCFENAARHLTEDGVFVVEAAVPSTWIRGDQFINVEQLTNDEVVLDANRYDPVTQILDENHVSLTKDGVRLFPISCRLIWPSEMDLMARIAGFRLVDRWGDWSAQPFTASSSRHISVYSRAVE from the coding sequence ATGGATGGATTTGACCCCGCGAAGAGTTTCGGCCCTGAAGTTGCACAACGATATGACAGTCATTCGCTGCGCGGGGATGAGGCCGAGACCGTCGAATTTCTCGCACGTCATGCCGGCGATGGTTCCGCGCTGGAGTTTGCCATAGGCACCGGCCGGATTGCGATCCCACTTTCTGAGCGTGGCATCCGCGTCGACGGAATTGAATTGTCGCCGGACATGGTCGCGCAACTTCGAAAGAAGCCCGGTGGCGACAACGTGGATGTGACGGTGGGCGACATGGCGCGTGTATCCGCGCCTCGCGGCGACTACGGACTCGTTTATCTTGTCTTCAACACCATTTACAACATTCTCACCCAGGATGATCAGGTGCGATGCTTCGAAAACGCGGCTCGACACCTGACAGAAGATGGCGTGTTCGTGGTTGAGGCAGCGGTGCCGTCGACCTGGATTCGCGGCGACCAGTTCATTAACGTCGAGCAGCTCACGAACGATGAAGTGGTGCTGGATGCTAATCGCTACGACCCGGTGACACAGATTCTCGATGAGAACCACGTCTCTCTAACCAAGGATGGTGTGCGGCTCTTTCCAATCTCCTGCCGGCTGATCTGGCCGAGCGAAATGGATCTGATGGCGAGAATCGCCGGGTTTAGGCTGGTAGATCGATGGGGCGATTGGAGCGCTCAACCGTTCACCGCGTCCAGCAGCCGCCATATCAGCGTCTACTCCCGGGCAGTGGAGTGA
- a CDS encoding nucleotidyltransferase family protein, translating to MNLRQGLGQDEPATRHDERLFLTYIQRNPVNRQILQLAPLLGIADWWLTAGALFQTVWNVLDGRDPGAGIRDYDLFYFDEDTSYEAEDAVIRRARELFKDLGAEVEVRNEARVHLWYEEHFCVPAVPFTSTADAIDHFAAKTCCFAVTAGDDGGLRTYAPHGYDDLFGRKVVPNPVLAPRDVYVAKTRRWSEEWPSLTVLPWPAVKV from the coding sequence GTGAACCTCCGTCAGGGGCTGGGGCAGGATGAACCTGCGACGCGCCACGATGAACGACTCTTTCTCACCTATATCCAAAGGAATCCGGTCAACCGGCAGATCCTTCAGTTGGCGCCGCTGCTGGGTATTGCGGACTGGTGGCTGACTGCGGGGGCCCTGTTCCAGACCGTCTGGAACGTACTGGACGGCAGGGACCCGGGCGCCGGCATCCGGGACTACGACCTGTTCTACTTTGACGAGGACACCTCTTACGAGGCGGAAGACGCGGTAATTCGCCGGGCGCGGGAACTGTTCAAGGACCTGGGCGCGGAAGTCGAAGTGCGCAACGAAGCCCGCGTGCATCTTTGGTATGAGGAACATTTCTGCGTTCCTGCTGTGCCCTTCACCAGCACGGCCGATGCGATAGATCATTTCGCCGCGAAGACCTGCTGCTTCGCAGTCACGGCAGGCGACGACGGCGGCCTGAGAACGTATGCGCCGCACGGTTACGATGACCTGTTCGGCCGGAAGGTGGTACCGAACCCTGTGCTTGCGCCCCGCGACGTGTACGTGGCCAAGACCAGGCGGTGGAGTGAAGAATGGCCCTCACTGACGGTATTGCCGTGGCCCGCGGTGAAGGTCTAG
- a CDS encoding DinB family protein, with translation MSTLPTSSAEDVISQPAQAQFEAFLDEHRNALNSCLNGLTEEQVRRSLVPSRTTLLGLVKHATFVEKVWFDEAVTCRPRAEIGIPATPDESFILDDGDSIAAVQRAHQEACEASRRATSSLGQDDLVHGNRRGPLPLRWVYLHMLRELAQHCGHADILREQLINS, from the coding sequence ATGTCTACCCTCCCCACCTCGTCCGCCGAGGACGTCATCAGCCAGCCGGCCCAGGCTCAGTTCGAGGCCTTCCTGGACGAGCACCGCAACGCGCTTAATAGCTGCCTGAACGGGCTGACCGAGGAGCAGGTGCGCCGATCATTGGTGCCCTCCCGGACAACACTGCTGGGCCTGGTGAAGCACGCGACCTTTGTCGAGAAGGTCTGGTTCGACGAAGCGGTCACCTGCCGGCCCCGCGCCGAGATCGGCATCCCCGCCACACCGGACGAGTCGTTCATCCTCGACGACGGCGACAGTATCGCAGCGGTCCAGCGGGCACACCAGGAGGCGTGCGAGGCATCGCGCCGCGCGACATCATCCTTGGGGCAGGACGACCTGGTCCACGGCAACCGCCGCGGCCCGCTGCCGCTGCGCTGGGTGTACCTTCACATGCTGCGCGAGCTGGCTCAGCACTGCGGGCACGCAGACATCCTCCGAGAGCAGCTCATCAACAGCTGA